Within Salvia splendens isolate huo1 chromosome 21, SspV2, whole genome shotgun sequence, the genomic segment acatcaaattatctctcaatTCATCacctacatcttcctctctcactcaagcactctctaaattcaaaaatggatatgaacgatatcattgcggaagcgaagtgcgaagaacaagaatactatcaACAATAttgtgccgcttatgaagcctATCTCGCGGCCGCtgcccccgcccctcctcctcgaccaacgagatcaaatcgccgctacatccccCGTGACCGgaagggagcccacgaaaggttcgttgccgactatttttccgacgagtcgcggtttccggcagattccTTCCGGTGCGGTTTCCGCctgtcaaaacggttgtttatacgtattgtcaacacattgtccgcccatGTTGAATACTTCAAATCAcgtagagacgcaaccggtcggcaaagtgtctcggcgttgcagaagtgtacttgtcccctccgacaacttgctactgggcaaacggctgacctcttcgacgagtatttgcatgtggggtgagtcaactggaatcctatgcctcaAAAATTTTTGCGTCGgcattcgttctgcttttggtgaggaattccttcgggcacccacaaCCGAAGATTGTTaacggttgcttcatcttcatgAAACAGTCCATGgatttcccggtatgcttggcagcattgactacatgctttggaagtggaagaattacctgaatgcttggagggggcaacactttagcagccacaaaggcggcggcccaacgcttatccttgaagcggtcgccgactaccgcctatggatttggcatacatatttcggtgttgccagatccaacaacgacttgaacgtgctctattcttcaccactcttcaatgatattttgaatggtgtagcaccggtgaTCGACTTCACGTCAACGGAAATCCTTACCACATGAgctactatctcgccgatggtatctacccaaggtgtcCGACTTTTGTGAAGACGCTCAacaatccgcaagacccgaaACGGGTTCTTTATTCGTAGCGtcaagaggctgctcggaaATACGttgaaagagcttttggggtccttcatgcccgattcaacattgtgaagaccCCGGATTGGCTCTGGTACACAAAGAATATttccgacatcatgtacacgtgtattatcttgcacaacatgattatagctgacgaaggaccgagggcggtgAACTTTTACGACGATGATGAAGccgaaagctcaaccgcaaggtctccccaacgccgaggtgtgcatacgacgttgcgcgagaggatcgaaacaagacacacaatgggcgataccaaaacccacattgagctactaGACCTAATCCAACACATttaggcgaaattcggccacgagtagtaggtttttttaattttatgaatttaattatgtaatttttaatttttaggatttttattatgtaatttttaatttttaggactttaattatgaaatttttaatttttaggactttaattatgtaatttctaattttttagtaatttgtaatagtatttcaggtatttttaatgcatttttttatcgtggaaatgtttttatttaaattgaataatagaatggtgggacccttgagcatgctcttgcggaagagcatgaatgtgagtattgtgctcttgccaatgaGCAGGGAGTAAAGGTGGGTCCCGGCCTacttccatgctcttgccaaagagcatggatgtggatgctctcatctaaattctcactCTTTCACTCTTGAATAAAATGTCCGTCttcggcgatcacccctccgactcccgcggatggaaccacgaatggttcggctcatcGTCATTCCCTAATCCGAATATGGATTTCTCgccccctcctcaaacccaaggttcgcatattccgggtggctaccggccttacatGGTGGATGAGCAAGATGCCGAGGGGCAATACGGATGGGCTCCCGAAACTAGCACGGGAGGGAGCGATCTGACGCCACCGGAGGATGGTTCCGACCTTCCCGCAGCTCCTCCTCCTTGTAGTGTCTGTGTTCGTACTCGTGGAAATACCAGTGACCCCAACGTctgcaccccgtacactccgagGGTGATGGAGaaattattcaaagcctattttgTGATCTCTGAAGATGCGGAAACCTGCACGAACCAAACCGGGAACAGGTTTttgtggcgcgtctctcgctgGTACAATGCCAGCCGACCggatggaaccatcgagcgcaatgagagtatggtgcgtaATGTCGTCAGAAGAGCAAACGttgaaatccaaaagttccagagGTATTACCTCCATGAACAACGGTCGGCAGGGAGCGACACGAGcaaggtcgacatcatcacggCCGCcatggcgacctaccaatcaaTTCACTACAAACCATTCAAGCATTTCAACGCTTGGCATGAGGTGCGTCTTCATCTGAAGTATAAGAGAGGCGTCGGatcctcctccagcaaacggtcgggGTCGGCATCCCTTTACGATGCCGGCGaagatgaggtggctagccagcttgccggagctCACTTGCATAGCCCCGACGCCgacccgagcagttcccaacgccggcctcCAGCAAGGAAACAAGCgacggccaaccgtcgtcgcgccGCGACCCCAGCAGAAACGCGAGCTCCCgttccctttgtgccacctccacccccaccaactcgttgtgggctcTTTTGGCTCAAGCCAATATGGCCGATACATCTTGGAtgactcccgagcaacttgattcacattacGCAATGATACGAGCTCTCTGACAAACATTGGGGATACCGCCATCgagaaatttaattatgtaattttaatttgtaggattttaatcatgtaatttttattttttaggattttaattatgtaatttttaatttttaggattttagttatgtaaattttaggtttttagtaatttgtaatagtatttcaggtatttttaatgtattttaatattgtggaaatgtttttagtaattgaagtatttaaattgaataatagaatggtgggacccttgagcatgctcttgcggaagagcatgaatgtgggtgttgtgctcttgcggaagagcaggaagtaaaaaatgaataaaagtggatcCAGACCCACATctatgctcttgccaaagagcaggTATGTGGATactcttagagcatctgcaTCGGTGCTCGATGCTAAAAGCAAGCGTCGTGCTGTCGGCCTGGCGAGTACCCTGCTCcctgttgtgctcttgccgacggcacgacccTGCTCTTAGCATCGAGCACCACCGTGCCGAAGATCAGGTTGACGTGGCATTGCATGATTCGtcaacggcaatgccgttggctattttcctctttttttaaataaatcaaaaatatgaaaaaaacagatttaaattaaaatatatatatttgcccacttcccaataaaatatatccttttttctccacttttaatttgtttttcattatttttaccccaaaattcatattttcatctataaatacacttCATTTTAACACAAAAAATTACACCACACACTAAACAATTCTCTCATCAATGTATTTCTTTCTAAATTCTCACTCTTTCTCTCTTGAAAAAATGCCAGGCTCTGGcaatcacccctccgactcccgcggatggaaccacgaatggttcggtgCATCGCCATTCCCTTTGTCGGATACGAATATCTCGCCCCCTCCTCCTACCCAAGGTTCGAAATTCTGAGTGGCTACCGGCTttacccggtggacgagcaAGATGCCCCCTcggggcaatacgggtgggcacccgaacaaAGCTCGGGAGAGAGCACCTCGACACTTGTGGCAGTCGCGACGCTCCTGCTCGTGGTATCCGTGTCCGTACTTGTGGCAGTACCGGTGACCCCGACGTTCGCAACTCGTACACTCCGATAGTGGAAGGAATCGATCACAGGACAGTTAAGTGAGAATGCTAGAGCTCTACCACCAAATCACTTGTGATTATGTGGAATGCTACATCAATACTAGAATTAAGCTGTAAGTTTTGGGGGTACAACTTTACCCCTTGTTCCCACATGGATACGCCGCTGGTTATCATTTCCCAAAATAGAAGGGAAACCCACTACGAACGTGCCATCTATCATCTATGGCTATGCACATTCTCTTACCTAATCTCACAAGCAAATCACGGTCACGGACaataaattactccctccattctatAGTAGTGGGGGCATTTCTTTTCAGTTCCAaaatgttgacttttactataaaagggaaatgactccactactgtggaacgtaccaaaatgacaaaatgactctactactttGGAACCACGGGAGTATGATATTAGGAACAAAAAAGCGAAATCACATTGAAAAATGATTTTAGATACGTTTTTAAGATTTTTCTAAATTCTAGAAATACCCATAATAGCATTTGAGGTCCATAAACTTTgatttaatatcatttgaagtctCTGTTTTACAtcttattactttatttttactCTAAAGACAAATGTTAATTTCTACACAAAGCTCCTCCGTCGGAAACTggattttcttattttctttaaaagCTTAATTTTCCttattatgtatatatacaaCTATCCTCGTAGCGAAAATAGATACATTAAATAAACCttcaattagaaaaaaaaaagcatgGATACGTAGATATGAAACATCTCTTACTCCACCTCCACATGCATTGGACTtgacctataaataggcattGATCTATTGCATTCATTTCCTACATAAGTACACCATTGCATTGTCTTGTATAGCTCTCTCACTCTCTTTGCATAGTCTTCCGTTGAAACTCTGGCCTCGCCATCATCCAGTTCACCAGAGCTTGTTATGTTTGCGGTGCTGCAATGAACAAGatgaagccgttttatctttcgggacgacacgccaatccAAGAGCACTACCGatgcgtatctcgtcttgcggaaagaggactacTCGACTCGGATTACTATTACTGTtggaatattaaaatataaacttgattttgtaaatatctagatattataCAAACATCTAGATATTATGTAGAATTATCCATAATTGGGGATGAAAATATTTAGATATTTTGGTAGAATTAATTAGAGATAGAATTCTCTAAAATATAGATAATATCgaaaaatatctagatttttataaaagaattaaataGAGAATTCTATAATATCTAAGGAGTGCCTATAAATAGGGATGAGTTGTAACATTTTGTACAAGTTGAGATCTCTTGAACCTCTTCTGCGGCTACCACAACAGCTTCTTGAACGGTTACTGCGGCTTCCACTTTCCTAAACCGCAGCTGCAGCACATAGGATCAGAAATGCTGCGCTGAGCAGACTATGGTATCTCCTACAGTCCAGTTGTTAGCAATTACAACGGCTCTCTACCCTCTTTTCAGATTAAGAATGATCGCACTTCATCGTCATTCTGAATTTGCGATTGCTGGAATCAAATGCAGAAACTTCTACCCCTCCACCGCGTGCGGTGTTCCTTTCTTGATCAGTGATAAACCATAATACTGCTTCTCAGTATCCAATTCTGATAAGTAGACAGCTCCTTACATCAGCACCAGCACTGGTGAGGGCCTTTTTAAACAATTTTGCTGGCGCGAGATCAGCACCAAAGACTCTCACTTTACGCCAGTCgtccccaccaccaccacatcAGGTTGACATGGTGTTGCGTGATTCGCaaacggcaatgccgttggctattttccttttattttaaaaaaaattgaaaaatataaaaaaattagatttaaattaaaatatatatatcttttcccacttcccaataaaatatatcattttttctccacttttaatttgattttcattatttttaccccaaaattcacattttcatctataaatacgcctcatttcaacaaaataaaattacaccACACTACACTAAACAATTCTCTCATCAATATACTTCTCTATAAATTCTCACTCTTTCTCTCTTTAAAAAATGTCTGGCTCCGTCGATCACCTCTCCGACTCCCGCAGATGGAACCACGAATGATTCGGCGCATAGCCATTCCCTTTGCCGGATACGAATATCTCGCACCCTCCTCCTACCCAAGGTTCGCAAATTccaggtggctaccggccttacccggtggacgagcaAGATGCCCCCTCGGGGAAATACTggtgggcacccgaacaagGTTCGGGAGGGAACACCTCGACGCCACCGTTGTCCCAAAATCCAGAGGGCGCTCCTGCTCGTGGTGTCTATGTTCGTACTTGTGGCAGTACCGGTGACCCCaacgtccgcaccccgtacactccgggggagatggagaAGATATTCGAGGCCTATTTGAAAATCTCCGAATATGAGGAGCTAGGCACGAACCAAACCGGGGACAGGTTTTGGTACCGCGTCGCTCGGCGGTACAATGCAGGCCGACCGACTGGAACGGtagagcgcaatgagagtatggtgcgcaatgtaATCGGAAGAGCCAACAaataaatccaaaagttccaacGGTATTACCTCGAGGAACAACGGTCGGCAGGAAGCGGCacgagcgaggtcgacatcatcacggCCTCCATCTCGACTTACCAATCAATGCATTACAAGCCATTCAAGCATCTCAAcacttggcaggaggtgcgtcaTCATctgaagtataagggaggcgttcgatcctcctccagctcctccagcaaacggttgAGGACGATATTCTATTCGAAGCCGGTGAGGACGAGGTGGCAAGCCAGCTTGTCGGAGCTCACTTGGATAACCCGAACGCCGGCCCGAGCgcttcccaacgccgaccgcaaggaaggaaacaagcgacggccaaccgccgttGCGCTGCGACCCCAGTCGAACTGTcggctcccgctccctttgtgctgCCTCCACCCCCAGCAACAGTTTGTGGGTCATTTTGTATCAAGCCACTAACGCCGATACGTTTCAGATGACTACCGAGCAATTTGATGCACATCATGCAATGATACGAGCTCTCCGACAACAACTGAGGATACCGCCATCGGACTAGTCTTCTTTAAATTTCCACGaatgtattttttaggatttaattatgtaatttttaatttgtaggattttaattatgtaatttttaatttttaggatttaaagtatgcagtaatttttaatttttaggattttaattatctaatttttatttttgtaatttgtaatagtagttcGGATAttattaatgcattttaatattgtggaaatgcttttgtttaaattgaataagTGAATGGTGGGTCAtttgagcatgctcttgcggaagagtatggatgtgagtgttgtgctcttgcggaagagcatggagtaaaaaacGAATAAAAGTAGATCCGGGTCCACTTCCATACgcttggatgtggatgctcttacaataCATCTACTGAAATTAAACGAAGTTTGCTCACAAATCAAGTTGAATTTGTTCATGTAGATACATAGAACAAGGATGGCATGTCCTCATCTTATTATCCTTAACAGGAAAATTAGGGTATTGGGGGAAAAGAAACACAAAGTGGTAtagcacataaaattaaaattaccttTTACCGTCAACAAAAAGAGGCCATCCACGTATTCGTTTCaataccgtctcatcccttcacTATTTATAGCTCTACtgcacctgcaaccctccatctcttaactaagagacagcacctgcaaccctccatctcttaaccatcttatcctttaactattcattcaatttcattttttatttttatttctaacaaattaaattaatatttcattgaaatattaaattaatactaataattcataaaatcattaaaaactaCGAAAATTGCAACAtccgaaaatacgaaaaatacataaatgaaatcttaatattacaatttattgaaatccgcATAATCATGGAAAGTGATGCGGTGATCGTCTAACAGtagccaaattttgcccaaatgtgctccattagatcctcctggagttgggcgtgggcgatagaatcacgtgtccttacCCGAACACACAGTTGCTCTTgcaaagacggatgcactccactgcgaggcggactacttgcggtagagcttcccggggtttcagggtcgaaccaatttctcGCATTAGGTCATTCGTCGGcaacaatcatgttgtgcaagattatgcacgtatacatgatgttgaccatattctccataaaccgtGTACGAGCCAGGGATTTGATAATGTGGAATTGAACTTgtagaaccccgaacgctctctccacatccttgcgagcagcctctttcTTCTGCGTAAAAAGAGTCTGTTTTTCGTTtatcggcctgttgaacgtcttcacgaaggttggtcACTTCGGATAGATGCTGTCGGAAAGATAGTACCCAATTTTATACTggcggttgttagcggtgaagttgatctGCTTCTAGCGATTTTTCCATCATTCGAcgatttgctcaaatggatccatgaatggattaaatttgggagaagaataatgttttcaaatgaagaatgtagagtgtttgagtgagagtGGAGATTTCTTGATGGTGAATAATTTGTGGGAAtgttttgatatttatagaagcgATTGTGggctttaaaaaaatagaaaaaattaaaatattggaaaaaacggctataaacggctagtatttttgagagaatttttttttcgatttttttcggaatttaaaaaaaaatacatttttgaacggatataaacgacgcccactcgtcggcccacgagtgggcgtcacggacgcaCGGGAGCTCGTCACgtggccaacgcgcgtggcgagctggctCGCCAATCTCCTCTCGGCGGAGGGACACGCGACGAGACGTGTCACCCGCATCGCTGGCTCGATGATGTCTCGTCTTGGCGAGACGAGACCGCATCTCGATGCTGATGCTTTCATTCTCTTTCTCGatctcgtctctctctctctctctcatcaatTCAATCTTGCTGCATTTGTTATCCGAAAAGCGttgctttctttcttttctttttaacttGATTTCAGGCCAATCGCGCTGTATTTCCTTATCACGATTCCATAAATTCGTTCGATTCCTCAGCTGGGCTTCTAAGTAAGCATCCTTTCAAAGTTCCCACCTTTCACTTATTGCGACTCAGCTCACGAGAAATTGTACTATTtgtttcttcttgatttttatTTACTCTGATTCGTGCATCTCTTGATTTATTACGTCAGTAGAGCTTTTTATTCTAAATTATCCCAGCTGTGATGTGTTTTTATGTCGGTGTATATTGGATTCTGTTTAGTTTTCTCggtaaatttgtgattttgaTTACTTATAAAGACTGTTTGATTAGGTTTATTGTTTAgataaatgaaaataatcttGCTCACTTCCCTTAGTTTTTTTACTATACTTGTACTCCCTCTTCGTATTCACTCTTCTCATTTGTCTTCAGCCTTCAGGTCTGCTTCTTCCCACACTTTACTTCTTGTTGGTTTCTTTTTTGTCACCCAACTTTTGATTTGAAAATTCTAGTTAGTTTGGTTAAAATATGATTTAACTAACACCTTTCTTGATTAAAGAATCTAGTTACTTTATCTGTATTCTTATGCTGTGGTTGATTAAAGAACACTAATGATGTTCTTAGATTGTACTACTAAGATATaggaaagttttttttttttttaccaattttatgtgatttatttattgattaaaaAACACTATATGATCTATGTCTGGACTGAAATTTGATTATCTCACATTCGTATTTATTGGTTTCCTGTTAAATCAATCAAGATCAAAGGGAGGAAAGTTTTGATAAACCAAGTGCAAAGATGGGTGAGATCACAAACGTAAACGAGTACCAGGCTATTGCCAAGGAGAAATTGCCAAAAATGGCATACGACTACTATGCTTCGGGCGCAGAGGACCAATGGACTCTTGCCGAGAACAGAAACGCGTTTTCAAGGATTCTGTAAGTTGCTTAAGAATCATGTGAGGTCGGGAGTTCGTTTTCAGATGACATCTCCACACCGTATGCAGGTTTAGGCCCCGGATTCTGATTGACGTGAGCAAGATTGACATGACTACCACTGTGTTGGGCTTCAAGATCTCCATGCCTATAATGATTGCCCCGACTGGTCTTCAGAAAATGGCTCACCCTGACGGTAAGCAACGCTCGTCCCACAAAGCCTTATGGACAGGGCGTAATATGCATGATTACTGGAAAGGCTTTCAGTCTGTTGTGAAAATCAGTTACTTATTAATGAGTTTTGGTTGCATATATCAAGCCTAACTTAACTATTTTACCTTCCAATCTATTAATATGCAGGAGAGTGTGCAACAGCTAGAGCTGCATCAGCAGCTGGAACTATCATGGTTTGGTTTCTCTCTCTTGAAATGCTTTTCAAATTAGAATTGTTCAAACATAGTCTAATTGCTATTGACCAATTTTATTTAAGACTCTGTCATCAGGGCCTACTTGCAGTATCGAGGAAGTAGCTTCCACGGGACCTGGCATTCGATTCTTCCAGCTTTATGTGAGTCTGCAGTTGAATTTTAATAGGGTGTTTGTCGAGATGGATTGCTGAGTCATCGCTTATGTATCAGGTGTACAAGGACAGGAACGTCGTTTCTCAGCTTGTGAGGAGAGCTGAAAGGGCTGGTTTCAAGGCCATTGCACTCACTGTCGACACCCCAAGATTGGGGCGCCGTGAATCTGATATCAAGAACAGGTTCGGACACTAAACTCATCATCACATCCAGATAGATATACTGATCTGTTGTTTTATCCAGACCTGTATTGCCACCTGGCTTGACACTGAAAAACGTCGAGGGTTTGGACCTCGGGAAGATTGATGTAGTAAGTAGCGCGATATATCATTTACTAGCTAGTCGATGCTCCTTCTCATACAGTATTCACTTCACATGATGCGATGTAGGCTAATGATTCAGGACTTGCATCGTTGGTTGCTGGCCAAACTGATAGTACGTTGAGCTGGAAGGTAATGTTTCTCTTTATCATAGATTGAGCAATTTGGTATTTGGATGTTTTAGGTGTGAGGTTGATGAGGTTTCTGTATGATGTAAAATGAAGGATGTTAAGTGGCTGCAATCAATCACTTCAATGCCCATCTTGGTGAAGGGTGTGCTCACTGCAGAGGATGGTATGAGCATAAAGCATTTGAGTTACtgcattgtgtgtgtgtgtgtgtgtgaatacTAATGTAGCTAAGAAACATATGTGCAGCAAGGATTGTTGTCCAGAGTGGAGCTGCGGGTATCATCGTCTCTAACCATGGCGGTCGCCAGCTAGACTACGTGCCCTCGACCATCATGGCTTTGGAGGAGGTACTTGACTTTCCAAAACCCCATCAATCATTGTCCATGCATTGGTGAGCGAATGTATTACCCTCTTGGCTTGTCTAGTCTCTAAAGAGCAGTGGTCATTTCAGGTTGTAAAAGGTGCACAAGGCCGGGTTCCGGTGTTCTTGGACGGAGGTGTCCGCCGTGGGACAGATGTGTTCAAGGCATTGGCATTAGGAGCCGCAGGCATCTTTGTAAGTTAATTATAGCACAAACTAACACAGACCCGCTTGTCTGAATAGTGATATAGGACGACCACTATTTAAATGCATAATTAGAGAGCACgaaatttagttcactataaaggCTTTTTAGTTCACAACACGAATTTGAAAACATGGAGTAAACCAAAGACCTTTATAGTAAACTAAACCCTTCACGAAGTAAATCATTCACTATAAATTATAGTGAACTATATcgctcttatagtgaactaaattcgtATTCTCTAGTTATGCGTTTAAGactagttatactttgatcatctcccgacccttgctttatttatttttctagaaAGAGTCCGTTTAACTCGTATACATACAATTACTAGATTGGGCGACCAGTGGTGTTCTCGTTGGCTTCTGAAGGAGAGGCTGGAGTAAGGAAGGTACTCCAGATGTTGCGCGATGAGTTTGAGCTGACCATGGCGTTAAGTGGTTGTCGCTCACTTAGTGAGATCACGCGCAACCACATTGTGACAGAGTGGGACGCCCCTCGGGGACTCCCATCCGCCAGATTATAAGAGATGCGCGCATGCATCAAAACATATAGACGGATCCATGTGGCAAGCTATATATCACGTTTGATGTTGTGAAATATGGTTAAGTTCTTCAATCTATTCATCTGTGACGATGAGTCTTTACATAAGCTTTTAAATGATGATTGAAAGCTTTTATATTCCTGCTAGCCTCATTGTATATTCTTAcataagtactactccctccgtccccgattaattgtcactctttgaccgggcacggatttaagaaatgtaaaaaaaagttggttgaaaaagttagtggaatgtgggactcatttttttatattggttttataataaaatgtgggtgAAGTGAGTCagtggaaaagagtgacaattattgagaGACGGAgtgaaatggaaaagagtgacaattaatggGCGACGGAAGGAGTTGTATTTACCAACGCTTTCGACCTTTTGTCCAATTTTAATGAATCTTTAAGTATGCATTTTATGTCGAGCTTTTGCGAGTTTATATTCAAGGAATTTCAACCATTTTATGGGGCCgttcaatattttttcttttttcgattttgtcattttgattgagtttatgtTTCCATATTTCCACATATATAGAGAAAGAAAGTGTCAATTTTGgttctatatatatatgactaaaatatgaatttgattcaaaatattcattttttaaaaaactggtccataacaaatgaagaTGTCGCCAAAGTAGTCCTTTTTTACTGTaccgtcaaaaaactaacggttaACACTAATCGCATAGTGGCATGACCATTAGTTTTTAGACGGATCCGTAAAAAGGACCACTTcgacaaggatttcatttgttatggatttgtttttcaaaaagtgaatgtttagaccaaattcatattttggtcatatgtttaggaccaaaattgatctttactcatatatatataagagtagggatgtaatcaaatgccaactctaaatattgtacaaattccaaactatgatctggagttaaaaaaatttcaacagattacaaaataatagcaacagaaattatcaacacagtgtcaatgGTTGACAccatattgacattgtgttgatattgtgttgacattttattgacattgtattgacatcaaaatcttgaaattttaaactatgttgacattgtgttgacgttGTCTTaacattgtgttgaaaagtttggagtatttacaatatatgagtttgggAAGCACTAGGACGCATCCTTAATTAGAATGCTAACGTACATCCAACCACGTGTTGCCACGTGacaaaaaaatgcaatattataaacactaaaatgcaatatacatttgtgaAGCTGTATATGCATTTCCACGGACtgcattttatattgttgaattttgaattttaacaCAAATTGTATACAAtg encodes:
- the LOC121785491 gene encoding (S)-2-hydroxy-acid oxidase GLO1-like, whose amino-acid sequence is MGEITNVNEYQAIAKEKLPKMAYDYYASGAEDQWTLAENRNAFSRILFRPRILIDVSKIDMTTTVLGFKISMPIMIAPTGLQKMAHPDGECATARAASAAGTIMTLSSGPTCSIEEVASTGPGIRFFQLYVYKDRNVVSQLVRRAERAGFKAIALTVDTPRLGRRESDIKNRPVLPPGLTLKNVEGLDLGKIDVANDSGLASLVAGQTDSTLSWKDVKWLQSITSMPILVKGVLTAEDARIVVQSGAAGIIVSNHGGRQLDYVPSTIMALEEVVKGAQGRVPVFLDGGVRRGTDVFKALALGAAGIFIGRPVVFSLASEGEAGVRKVLQMLRDEFELTMALSGCRSLSEITRNHIVTEWDAPRGLPSARL